GTGGGCATGATGAGGTGCTCATGGGAGTTCACGGCGCCGGTCTGGTGGGCCTTGGCGCCGCGCACCACGATGCCGTCCTTGCGCTCCTCCACGATGTGGAGATACATGTCCGGGTCTTCCTGCTTGCTGGGGGAAAGGGAACGGTCGCCCTTGGGGTCGGTCATGGCACCGTCCACCACCAGGTCATTCTCCTGCACGAACTTCATGTACTCCGTGAAGCGCTTGTGGTACTCGGTGCCGCACTTCGCGTCCATCTCGAAGGTGGTCGAGTAGATGGCGTTGAAGGCATCCATGCCCACGCAGCGCTGGAAGCAGGAGGCAGTCTTCTGGCCCAGCAGGCGCTGCATCTTCACCTTCTTCACCAGGTCTTCGGTGTTCTGGTGCAGGTGGCAGAAGCGGTTCACCTTCTTGCCCGTCAGGTTCGACGTGGCCGTCATCAGGTCCTTGTACTCCTCCTGCTCGGCCAGCTCATAGGTCATGGCGACGGAGTTCAGGGAGGGGCGGATCATCGGGTGGTCGACCGGATTCTCGACCAGCTTACCGAACAGGTAGACCTTCAGGTTCAGCTTGCGGAGGCTAGCGATGTATTGGTCTTTGTTCATGTCAGCACCGTTGAAAAGGGCCGGATTTTTCAATGAAGGGCAATGCAGACCTCTCCTCACCGGGGGTCTATCCCTCCCGGCTTGCTCTTCATGCTTCTTCAACCCGGCGTTGATGGATCGAGAAGGCAAATCGGTAAATCGTTACCGATCGGTCAAGTAAAGATCCATCCACCGGTGCCCGTCAATGGCCTTCCGCGCCCGGGATTGAACACCACGTCTTCCGAATAGCCGTATTTTTACCATTAAAACAAAGCACCACAGCCACTTTTAAGCATTCGTATCAATTCCGCAAGTTGATTTTGAGGCGAATGGGGTTGTGTCGTAGATCACCATAGATTACCGTTACATCATCATTTTTTGACCCCAGTGTTTCCGCGTCTCGAGCTGAGGAATCTCCGTTCCCGGTACAGACGCCGGGGTCGTCTGCGCTTTCCCTTTGGATGCGCCCCTCCCCCGCATACAGGCGTGGTGGCTGAATCTGCGAAGACCACCCTGGTTTCCATTTCAATGGGGAGGATCTGAAACCCTCCCCCTTGAACGTCTCCTCCGCGCGTGAACGGGCGGGGTTCTTCAAGGCCAGGAGCTGGTGGTGCCCAGCCCTGCGCCGATGCAGCCGAGACGCGACGCTCCGCCGAAGCCCAGCCAATGCCACCTCGCGCCTCCACACGGGAAGCGGGCCGAGCCTCTGCTCGGCCCGCTCGGACCCACCGGGAGGGCGATGCCGTTCAAGGCGTTGAACAGGAAGGAGGGATGAACCCGTGAAGCCCACCGCCTCAGGAAGGATCGCGGGGTACATGCGGAAGGCGCGGCCCGTTCAGGAGGCCCCAGGCCAGGATGGCCATCACCTGGGTGGCCTGTTCGAGATCCTCTCCGCTCACGCGGTCCACTTCATCGATCCGGGTGTGCTGCACATGGGTGTCGTATTCGCGGGATTCCTGCCGCGGCGCGAAGGCTGGAATGCCCGCCCGCCGGAAGGTGTCATGGTCGCTGCCCCTCGGGCGGGCATAGACCACATCCTGGGCCCCAAGCGCTTCCGCCGGCTTCAGCGCCGCCTGCAGTGCCTCGGCCCAGGCATCCACTTCGCCATCGGCCATCGCCGAGATGCGACCGCTCCCGGAATCCATCACAAGCACGGCCTGGATCTTCTCCGTCTCCTCTGCGTGGGCCGCGAGGTAGGCTCGACTGCCCAGCAGACCCTGTTCCTCACCTGAGAACAGCACCACCCGCAGCGTGCGGCGCAGGGGCAGACCGGAAGCCTTCATGGCCCGCAGCACCTCGAGAAAGGCCACCACACCGGCGCCGTTGTCGGCGGCACCCGTGGCCAGATCCCAACTGTCCAGGTGCGCACCCAGGATCACCACCTCTTCGGGATGTTCCGTGCCGCGCAGTTCTCCGACGACATTGTGGGCCTGCACCGGTTCCATCCCGAAGCCGCCGCCCAGAAAGGCCTCTATCTCCGGCTTGGCGCCGCGGGCCAGCAGGCGCTTGAGGAGCCGCGCCTGGCCTTCGGCGATGAAGGCCGCGGCAGACGAGTACGGCAGATCGGGGCCTCCCGCCATGTCCAGCAGGCCTGACTCCTTTTCCGAGGGCACCAGCACCAGGGCTGTCCGCGCGGCACGCCAGGCGCGGCGAAGCCTGGCCCGGTAGGCCTTCATATCCTTCCGCTCCGTCTCCGTGGCTCTGGGGCGGACATCGACCAGTACCACCTTGCCCGCCAATGCCGGCGCCTGCGCCTCCAGCGTCGCCACCGTGGGGGCTTCCATCCGCACCACTGTGCCCCGCACCACACCCCTGGTGCCCTCGGTCCATCCCCACTGGGCGATGTCCAGGGGCCGGTCCAACTTCTGTGCGCCCAAGCGGCTCAGCCGCGCCCAGGCCTTCCCCCGGTGCCACGGCCTGCCCAGCACGTAGGCTTCCGCGTGGACGTTCTCGGCGCCGGACGCACGCAGGGTGTCCATGGCCCAGGCCTCGGCCCTCTCCAGGTTGGCCGAACCGGTCAAACGGGGGCCGATCCCATCACAGAGGGCCTCGAGGTTTGGCATGAGGCGGGAAT
This sequence is a window from Geothrix sp. PMB-07. Protein-coding genes within it:
- a CDS encoding M20/M25/M40 family metallo-hydrolase; its protein translation is MRRPAGFLLAGLLALGLGAQGAPPDLLVREIKTNSRLMPNLEALCDGIGPRLTGSANLERAEAWAMDTLRASGAENVHAEAYVLGRPWHRGKAWARLSRLGAQKLDRPLDIAQWGWTEGTRGVVRGTVVRMEAPTVATLEAQAPALAGKVVLVDVRPRATETERKDMKAYRARLRRAWRAARTALVLVPSEKESGLLDMAGGPDLPYSSAAAFIAEGQARLLKRLLARGAKPEIEAFLGGGFGMEPVQAHNVVGELRGTEHPEEVVILGAHLDSWDLATGAADNGAGVVAFLEVLRAMKASGLPLRRTLRVVLFSGEEQGLLGSRAYLAAHAEETEKIQAVLVMDSGSGRISAMADGEVDAWAEALQAALKPAEALGAQDVVYARPRGSDHDTFRRAGIPAFAPRQESREYDTHVQHTRIDEVDRVSGEDLEQATQVMAILAWGLLNGPRLPHVPRDPS